The Paenibacillus sp. FSL H7-0357 nucleotide sequence CTGCCCTTGGGAGGATCCATAGTTTTCGCCGGTGATGCCGGCACGAAGTTCGAGATTTCCGCTCAGTAACTTCGGATTCCTCAGGAAAAGTTGATGAAATTGAACTGAAAACCTACATAAAAAGTGCCTTGGTTCATCCCAATAGGTGAACATTCAACTCCCATGGAAATTAATTCTTGGCTGTTGCAAGGAAGACCGAAATACGGCGTACTTTCATCATCTGTGGTGCTGCGCTTTCGCTGCATGTGTGGCTAACGGGAAACGTTAGTTTAATAACAGCGGCAGTCTAATACTTTATTTTCACCGAACAGCAATACATTTAGGACGCGCTGAGTTTTGTACAGCGCGTCCTTTTTTGTAAACATTTATACAGCGGATTCCAGTATTTACTTTTTCAAAGCTGGGATTAATCCAGATATTAACACTGCGTCCTTGAGTTGGCTGTGAAAAGCTGTTTTTTTTAATAAGCCACTTGAAATCGCTAACACATGGATTTATAATAGGGCTATCGAAACGATTCGAATCAACCGTCGAGTGAATTAGCAATATGTTCACGGAAATGCTCATTCAACTCGAAAAATGTCTGAAAATTCGTTTCATCCTACATTTTTTTGGTTAATATTACCTGTAACTACCTCGGGGAATAAGAAAAAGAATGATAATATTCGAATTTTTTTTCGATAATAATCGAAACGTTTCGATGTAAGGGCTTTTATCATAGTTTTTTAAGTTTTACTCATACTAAAACAGGGGTGAAAGAGAAATGAAGAAAAAAACTGGAGTTACGATGATGGCAATGTTGATGAGTTTCTCATTAGTTGCGGCGGGTTGCGGCAACAATTCCAACAATGCAGCATCGGGAGACAACAAGACGCTTAAAGTATGGTTCATGGGTACATCTGATACCGTAGAACCTATTGCTAAAATGTATGAAGAAAAAAATCCTGGCATCAAAGTGGATGTGCAAGCGATACCATGGGATACCGCACATGATAAGCTGCTGACCGCAGTCGCTTCCAAAAACGGCCCGGACGTTATTCAGATGGGTACCACATGGATTCCTGAATTTGCCGCTGCCGGAGCTTTGAAAGATATGACTCCATACATCGAAAAGTATCCAAGCATGAAACCGGAGAACTTCTTTGATGGAGCCGTTGAAACAACCAAATATCAAGACCAGACGGTTGGTATCCCATTCTATGTTGAGACACGGGCGCTGTTCTACCGCACCGATATGCTTGGTGATGTTGGATACCCTGAAGGTCCAAAAACTTGGGACGAGCTGAAGGATGCGAGCAAGAAGCTGGTGGAAAAGGGCGGAGCCGGACATTATGCCTTGCCGATTGAAGGTAAAGACTCTATCTACCCTGTAATTTTTGCTTGGCAGAACGGCAGCGATATTATTGATAGCAACCGTAAGCCACAGTTTAATCAACCGGCCTATGTGGAAACTGTTAATTTTCTGAAAAGCTTCTACGATGAAGGATTGTCGCCTAAAGGCACTGACCTTGATACTGTAGCAGCATTCAAAGACGGAACGATGGCTATGTTCATCAGCGGTCCTTGGATGATCCAGACTGTAAAAGAGAAAAACCCTGAAATTGACGGAAAATGGGCAGTAACGACATTGCCTGCTAAAGTAACCAACACCTCTTCCATTGGTGGTGCTGATCTGTCCATCTTCAACTACAGTAAAAATCCGGATGAAGCTGCAAAATTCATTGCTTTCATGGCCGAACAGGATGCACAACTGAAGTATTTCGAAACTTCTAACTCCATGCCGGCACTCAAAGCAGCTTGGAAGAACGAAGCGCTTCAGGATCCAATGATTGCAGCGTTCGGTAAACAGCTTGAAAATTCCCGTCCGGCTCCAACGGTCAGAGAATATGAAGAAATTGCACAGGCTGCAATGGCTGCTTTCGAGCAGATTACCATGGGCGGAGCAGATACACAAACCGAGCTGGACAAGCTGAACGCCAAAGCGAATGAATTGCTGGGCAACAAATAAATAATTATTGAAGTATTGTGTCAGGCGGACTGCCGGGATCTCTTTTTTACGGAGGTTCCGGCATTATGCCTGTATATCCTTCCACACGGAAGAAAGTGAAAGAATGCGAAGGGGTGTGATGTTGTGAGTTCATTTGTCAAGCAGTGGAACAAGCATAAGTATCCATATTTGTTTATCGCGCCTGCGGTAATCCTGCTGACCCTTTTTTCGATTATCCCGATAATTATCGCACTGGTCATCAGTTTTACGGATATGGATTTGGTGGGGCTTGCGGATTATTCGAATATTAGTGCAATTGGTTTTGATAACTATTTTAATATTTTCAAAGATCCTATTTTCTTAAAGTCGATGTACAACACACTTATTTATGTTGTGGTCGGGGTTCCCTGCGTGGTTATTGCTTCCATGGGGGTTGCATTGCTGCTGAATTACGGAACAGGCTGGCTGTTTAAAAGCTTCCGGGTGATTTATTATATGCCTTCCATTACCAACATTGTGGCCGTAGCCGTAGTATGGGGTTATTTGTACAACGGGACGTACGGTTTGTTTAACTATGTTCTGTCCTGGTTTGACCTGCCTGCGCAGCAATGGCTCCAAGATCCTGTGCTGGCGAAATTTTCACTTATCCTGCTGGCGTTCTGGAAATCAATTGGTCTCAATATGATCATCTTCCTGGCGGCCCTTCAGGGAATTCCGCGTTCGTATTATGAAGCTGCGGAAATCGACGGTGCAACCGGCTGGAAGAAGCTGCGCTACATCACTGTTCCTTTGCTTGGATTCGCTACTTTCTTTGTGACCATTACGACCCTGATCGGCTGGATTCAGTTCTTCGAAGAGCCGCTCGTGATGACAAAAGGTGGACCGCTGAATGCAACGATGTCAATGGCGCTCTTTATTTACAATAACGGGTTCCAGCTGAGCAAATTCGGTTATGCGGCTTCGGGTTCATTTATACTGTTCATCATCATTATTATTGCGACACTTATCCAATTCGCGGTCAAAAAGAAAGAAGTGGAATACTAAGCTTCAGCGTGATGCTGCGGGCTTAAGAAGGAGGGAACTAGCATGGCACTGAAGATGAAGAAGATGGAAAAAGGAATTATGATTACCCTGCTCGTTGTCGGAGGACTTCTGATGATGGTGCCGTTTATTTGGATGATCGGTTCATCCTTTAAACCAGAGAATGAATTTACGGTGATTCCACCGTCGCTTTTCCCGGCGCACCCAACGTTTAACAACTACCGGGATTTGTTCGTGAAGATGGATTTTTTAATTTATTTGAAAAATACACTGATTATCGTGTTATGTTCTTTTGCCGGACTGTTTTTGAATGCGATGGCCGGTTATGCTTTTGCGAAATTTGATTTTCCGGGCAAAAACAAGTTCTTCTTTATTATCCTGGGTACGATGATGATTCCATCACAAGTAACCATGATCCCGACGTATCTGATTATTAATCAAATGCATCTCGTAAATACGATGGCGGGTATCGTTCTGCCCGGCTTGGTAGGGGCGTTTGCGATATTCTTGTTCCGTCAGTTTATGACTACCATTCCGATGGATCTGCTGGAAGCGGCAAGGCTGGATGGAGCGGGCGAACTGCGGATCTTTTTCCAGCTGATGGTGCCGATCGTGAAGCCGGTGTTTGCGGTACAAGGGATTTTGACATTTATCGGGGCCTGGAACAGCTTCCTGTGGCCGTTGATTATCGCCAATGACGAGAAACTGTATACACTCTCAGTAGGTTTGTCCTTGCTGAAAGGCCAATATGGTACAGCGTTTGGACTGCAGATGGCCGGTGCGGCATTTATGGTCATTCCAATTATTATCATATTTATCTTCTTCCAGAAGCATATCATAGAAGGATATACGATCTCTGGCATAAAATAGTATAGAGAGAAATAATGCAGGGCTCAGGAAGGGTTGAAATGGATGGCAACAATCAAGGATGTGGCCAAGCTGGCGGGGGTAGCACTGTCCACCGCTTCGTATGCGATGAGCGGGGACAGCAAGGTTAGCGCAAAAACGAGAGAAAAAGTTCTGGCAGCAGCAAGACAGCTGAATTATCAAAAAAACGGCTTTGCCATGGATTTGAAGCGGAGCCGGACCAATACGATTGCACTCATATTAATGGATTTGTCCGGTCCTTATTATTCGGAGCTCATCCGCAGCATTCAGGATGTTGCGCTATCCAACTCCTATGACCTGATTGCCTGCAGCTCGCTGGGTGGAAAAGATTCCACGGCTGTGCGTTATTTACTCGAAAAAAGAGTAGATGGCGCTATTGTGCTGGCTCATAATATTACAGTAGATCTTCTTCATGCAGCTGCGGGTGCACGTTTTCCAATCGTCGTGATGGATCGTCTCATTTCTGGTGAAGGCCTTATTAATGTAGTGGTAGACAGCGAACAGGGTGGTTATAGTGCGACCCGTTATCTGATTGAAAAAGGTCATCATTCCATTGCTTATATTAGCGGACCTGCGAACTCTTATGACAATGCACTGCGTTATCAGGGGTATTTGCGTGCCATGCGTGAGGCGGGACTAAATGAAAAAACGAAGTGGAAGCTGAGCGGCAACTTTGTCCGTGAGGGCGGTTATAAAGCAACGAAGATGATGCTGGTGCAGGGTGAGCTGCCTTCGGCGGTGTTTTATGCCAATGACGAAATGGCAGTCGGGGGAATGAAGGCATTGGAGGAAGCCGGAGTTTCCGTGCCGGATGATCTTTCGGTCATTGGATTTGACGATATCCAGTTAGCCGAATACCTTCAGCCAAGGCTGACGACCATCCGTCAACCGATGTACGAATCCGGTTCGCTGGCCGGACATCTGCTGTTCCAAAGGTTGAACGGAGATGAGGTCAACGATTTCTACAAGCTCAAGATCGAACTGATTGAACGGAGCTCGGTTAAAATCAACAGTTAATTGGAGCTGGATGCGATAATCCCGCCGAACGCTTTGTTTTTGGCCTAGCGCGGCGGCAAGCTTCCGGTTATTTATCGGGCAAGAGAAGATTCTGGACTCCTACTGCTCCGTATTGCTGTCGAAATTAATAGAAACGTTTATGAAATAGAGACAACGCATACTAGAAAAGACCATATAAATAAAGAGATAATAGAATAGAAACGTTTCGTTTCGGTGGAGGGAACACAACCATGACTGAACATCTCTATCACAAATATGTTAAGCACATGACACTTGAAGAAAAGATAGCCCAGCTGCTGCAGCTCGCAGCCCCCTTTTATGACGAACCGGGCGATCATTCGGAAATCACCGGACCTATGGAGGAGCTCGGTATCGGCAGCGAGACCAAACTTGCGGCTGGTTCCGTACTTGGAATAGCCGGTGCAGAGAAAATGATGGCTGTGCAGAAAGAACATCTGAAGAATAACAGACTCGGCATTCCATTGCTGTTTATGGCGGACATTGTACATGGATTCAAGACGATATTTCCGATTCCGCTGGCGATCGGCTGCTCCTGGAACCCGGAACTCGCTGAACAGAGCGCAGAAATCGCCGCGCGTGAAGCCGCAGTATCAGGACTTCATGTAACTTTTGCGCCGATGGTGGATTTGGTCCGGGATGCCCGCTGGGGCCGTGTGATGGAATCAACTGGTGAAGATCCCTATTTGAACTCTGTATTTGCCAAGGCATTTGTACAGGGATTCCAAGGGGATGACCTGAGAAATGATGTTTCCCGTGTTGCAGCCTGCGTGAAGCATTTTGCAGCTTATGGACTGGCTGAAGGCGGACGTGATTACAATTCAGTCGACTTGTCGGAACGCCAGCTGCGCGAATACTACTTGCCGGCCTATAAAGCAGCGGTAGACGCAGGAGTCGAGATGGTGATGACTTCCTTTAATATTGTGGACGGGATTCCGGCTACCGGAAACAGCAAGCTGATGCGCAGCCTTTTGCGTGAAGAATGGGGTTTTGAGGGAATCGTCATTTCAGACTGGGCGGCTATTAAGGAAATTATTGCCCATGGTGCTGCCGAAGACGAAAAAGAAGCCGCCTTTAAGGCAATCTGGAGTGGCGTCGACATCGATATGATGACCACAAGTTATGTGAACCATCTGCCGGAACTGGTGGCAGAAGGCCTTGTGGATGAAGCGCTGATTGATGAAGCTGTGCTGCGGATACTGAAGCTGAAGGAAAAGCTGGGCTTGTTCGAGAATCCAATGCGTGGTGCGGATCCGGTTCTTGAACGCGAGATTGTGTTCTCCGCCGAGCATCGCCAGGTTTCCCGCAAGCTTGCCGAGAAATCCAGTGTACTGCTTAAGAACGAAGGTGTACTGCCGCTGGCGCCTGAGCAACGGGTTGCATTGATTGGTCCGTTTGCGAATAGCGGAGATATTCTGGGCTGGTGGTCGTGGACGGGTTCTAAAGAGACGGCGGTCAAGCTTGGAGAATCCATGCGTATACTCAGCGAAAATCCGGGCAATGTGATTATTGCCGAGGGAAGCGGCATCGATTCGATCAGCGAGTCTCAGCGTAATGAGGCCTTGAAAGCAGCCGCAGATGCCGATGTAATCGTGCTTGCTGTCGGTGAATCTTCAGAGATGAGCGGTGAAGGCGGCAGCCGCAGTAATATCAAATTGCCGCAGGCGCAGCTGGAACTGATTGAGCTGATGAAAGGGCTGGGCAAACCTTTAGCTGTAGTCCTGTTTAACGGCCGCCCGCTCGATCTGCATGGTGTGTATGATCTTGCCGATGCTGTACTTGAAGCATGGTTCCCGGGAAGTGAAGGCGGTGCTGCGCTGGCAGATCTGTTATACGGAAAGGTTAATCCATCCGGAAAGCTCAGTATGTCCGTTCCTTATTCCGTTGGCCAGATTCCGGTTTATTATAACTCCTTCAGCACCGGCCGTCCCAAACCGGAAGAAGAGACAGACAACCGATATATTTCCCAGTACCTTGATATTCCTAACGAACCGCTCCTTCCATTTGGCTTCGGTCTAAGTTATACGGATTTCACCTATGAGGGACTTACACTTTCAGCGGAGACAATGAAGGCTGATCAGCCGATTGAGGCGAAGGTGACTGTCACAAATACCGGGAAGATGGCTGGAACAGAAACGGTTCAACTTTATATCCGTGATGTATCGGCAGAGGTAGTCCGCCCGGTTAAAGAGCTGAAAGGCTTCAAGCAGGTCGAACTGGCTCCGGGAGAAAGCAGCGAGGTCGTCTTCCAGATTGACGAAAGTATGCTCCGCTATCACCACAGTGACTTGTCCGTAAGCAGTGACCGCGGCCAATTCAGCCTGTTCATCGGCGCTAGCAGCAAGGATGTACAGGCAGCGTCTTTCCGTTTGCTTAAATAATGCAAAATGTTAAACACAAATACTGACGAATAGCGGCAATCTGCCGCAGCAGATAAGGAAGTGAGTAGAAATGACAACTATAACAGGAACTGGCTCCAAGCTGTCGCTTCACGAGGATGGATTGACTTTTACTTTCCTGGAAAGCGGCGACCTGTACCAGGCTGTCGGCGGGACGATGATGATCAATCAGCTGCTGTCTAATAGCGTAGACGGTGCGCCCGGAAATCTTTATGCGCGTTTGCACCTGCAGGATGGCATTCAGGTCTTTCCGCTGCTAGGTGTGAAATCGAGCAGCCGTTTCCGTCAGGATGGCAAACGCCTGGTGTGGCAAGGTGAAATTACTGCGGGTCCGGATGTCCCAGGGCTATTGGCGGATATCCGTTATCAGGTGGTATTTACTTTGTCCAGCCGTGGGGTGTGGTTCTGGGAAGTGAAAGTTGAAGGCAGCAATGTGCTGCTGGATGTCATCTATAGTCAAGATGTGGGGATTGCTTCCCCCGCAGCTGTCACCAGTAATGAAGCCTATTTATCGCAATATATTGATCATGCGGTATTTGAGGATGAGAAGTATGGATATGTGGTTTGCTCCCGGCAAAATCAGCCGCAAGGCGGCAAGTTCCCATACTTGCAGCAAGGTGCTCTCACCGGAGCTACCGGGTATTCCACTGATGGATTCCAGTTCTTCGGATTATCCTACAAGGAAACCGACAAACCGGAAGCATTGTACCAGGAACAGCTGGCCAATGAGATTTATCAATATGAATTTGCCTATACGGCGCTGAAATCCGGGAAAGTTCAACTGGATGGAGCTGCACGTTTTACTTTTTACGGACTATTCCGTGAAGACCATCCCGCAGCCATTACAGAGCTGGAATTTAATTCGGCACTGCGTCAAGCGTGGGATGAGGCTGAAGCTCTGGGAGATGTTCAGGAGACGGGTCACTGGCTGAATCAGGCCTCCTTATCTTCACGTTTTGGAGCGCCGCTGCAAACTGTAGACATGCTTGAAGAAGAGCTGAACTCATTGTTCCCGCAGAGATTTGAGGAAGAACGTGATGGCGGCCAGCTGCTGGCCTTCTTTACCGGCACCTATGAGCATATTGTGCTCAAGCGCAAGGAATTGCTGGTCGAACGTCCGCATGGGCATATTCTGATGAGCGGGGACAATGCTCATCTGGGTGCTGAGGTCATGACCACAACCTCGTATATGTATGGGATTTTCAACTCCCAGGTGGTAGTCGGTAATACGAATTTCAATAAAATGATGTCCAACCCCCGTAATGCGCTGAATGTGTACAAGACTTCAGGACAGCGTATTTATGTGGAAATGGATGGACAATACCGTATGCTTACGATGCCGTCGCTATTTGAAATCGGGTTTAACTACGTGCGCTGGTACTACAAAACTCTTTCCGACACGCTTGTGATTACCAACTATACAACAGTTGATTCACCGGAAGTAAAGCTGCATGTACGATCTGTAAGCGGCCAAGCGTACCGTTTCCTCGTCAGCAACCAGATTACGATGAATGTGGCCGAGTATGAGGTGCCATACCAAATGGCTCAGGATCCGAACGGAGTGATCAGCTTCCGTGGCGAGAAGTCCGGAACGAGTGCTCAGGTATATCCGGAGCTCACTTACAAGATGTTCCTGGAGGGGGCTTCTTACCGTCTGGGAGATGAAAGTCTGCTGGCAGACGGACCGGTTCAGGGCAGTGCTTCGCTTGCTGTGCTTGAACTGGAGGAGAGCGCAGAGTGGACGCTGACACTACAGGGCTTGCTGGACGGCAAGGAACGTCCGCTCTCCAGTAAACCCGTCACAGAAGAAATCACCCGTTACCGTGAGTTTTTCTCCGGTGTCATGAATGGTTTCAAGCTGACACAGGAAAGCGGAGTCGAAGGCGGACTATTCAAAGTGAATGCGTTGGCCTGGTGGTACACTCACAATATGCTGGTCCATTACTCAGTGCCTCATGGTCTGGAGCAGTATGGCGGCGCAGCATGGGGGACGCGTGATGTGTGCCAGGGACCGGTGGAATATTTCCTCGCCACACACAAATATGAGCAGGTGCGCGAGATTCTGCTGACCGTGTTTGCCCATCAGTATGAAGATGACGGCAGCTGGCCACAGTGGTTCATGTTCGACAAATACACATCCATTCAGCAGGAAGAAAGCCACGGCGATATTATTGTCTGGCCGCTTAAAGTGCTGGGGGATTACTTGCGGGCAACCCTTGATTTTACTGTATTGGATGAACAGATTCCATATACACGCAAGCACAGCTTTGACTTTACGGAAACGACAGCTTCGCTGCGGGAACATGCCAACAAAGAGCTGGATTACATTAAATCTCACTTCCTGCATGATACGTTCCTGTCTTCTTACGGCGACGGGGATTGGGATGATACGCTACAGCCGGCGAACGCACAGCTGAAGCAGTATATGGTCAGCAGCTGGACAGTTGCGCTTACCTATCAGACAGTGCTCGGTTTATCCGGAGTGCTGCAGAGCAATGATGAAGTTTGGTCAAATGAGCTGAAGCAGATGGCGGAAGGGATCAAAAGTGATTTCAACCGTTACATGCTGGGAACAGAAGTGATTCCGGGCTTCCTGTATTTCGAAGATCCGCAGGATGCCAAGCCTATGCTTCATCCAGAAGATCAGGAGACCGGTATCCAATACCGGCTGCTGCCGATGACCCGCAGTATGATCGGCGAGCTGCTCACACCAGAGCAAATGGAGTCGCATTACAAGCTGATCCTGGAGCAATTCCTCTGCCCGGATGGTGTGCGGCTGATGAACCATCCGGCGCAATATGCCGGCGGAGTCAGCACGCATTTTAAACGGGCGGAGCAGGCGGCTAATTTCGGACGCGAAATCGGACTTCAATATGTGCATGCGCATATCCGGTTCGTAGAAGCTATGGCGAAGATCGGCAAGCGGGATCAGGTATGGAACGGACTGGCGGTCATTAATCCGATTGGGATCCGCGATGCCGTGCCGAACGCTGAACTGCGTCAGAGCAATGCCTACTTCAGCAGCTCGGACGGGAAATTTGCTAACCGTTATGAAGCGCAGGAGCGGTTCAATGAGCTGCGGAATGGTTCGGTAGCCGTTAAAGGCGGCTGGAGAATTTATTCCAGCGGTCCCGGAATCTACATGAATCAGCTGATCTCCAACGTGCTCGGTATCCGTGAGGACGGCGGTGATCTCATCATTGATCCTGTACTGCCGGATGAACTGGATGGAACCCGCTTTAACTTCGAATATGGCGGTTCACCGGTATCATTCATCTACCATTGTGCAGAAGGCAATCTCCGCTCTGTAACCGTGGGCGGCAAGGAGGTTCAGGCCGAACGGCTTGCCAACCCTTATCGTCTTGGAGGATTGCGGATCAAACAGGCAGACTTTGAAAATCTGCGCACAGCAGATGGTACTGTAGTCGATATTTATATGTAACAACAAGAAGAGGCCGCTGCTGAAGCGGCCTCTTTGCTATTCACAATTATTCAGCTGTTAAGTCATCAATTCCAGAACCTTCGTTGAAAGCATCTCGAGTTCATTTGAAATAATCAAGGCTCATCGCCTCGCGGACTTCGTTCATCGTTTCCTGGGCCAGAGACCGGGTATGGCGGGTGCCGGCCATTAGAATGTCATCGACAAGCTTCGGTCTGGCCGCATAGTAGGCCCGGCGTTCCCGCATCGGTGCCAGAAGCATTTCCAGCGCGGAGGTGATCCGTTCTTTGCAGGCCGAACATCCGATGGTCCCGCGTTCGCAGCCTTCGCGGATTTCAGCGGCGTCTTGCGGAAGAAAGGCCCGGTGATAAGCATAAATTGGACAGATATCCGGATGCCCGGGATCATTTTTATGAACGCGGGCAGGATCTGTCACTGCTCTTTTTATTTTGTGGGCAAGGTCTTCCGTTGAAGCATCGAGCGTTATGGCGTTGCCGAGGCTTTTGCTCATTTTCGCGTTGCCGTCTGTGCCAATCAGCCGGGGTGTTTCACTGATCAACGCCTGAGGTTCCACAAATATAGGCTTATACAGCTCGTTAAACCGGCGCACAATTTTACGGGTCAGCTCCAGATGCGGCAGCTGATCCTCACCAACGGGAATGATGGTGGCTTTGCAAAAGGCAATATCGGCCGCTTGGCTTACCGGATAACCGAGGAAACCATAATACATTTCATCCAGACTGCTGTTTTTCGATTCTGCTTTTACTGTTGGATTGTGCCGCAGGTTATTCACCGTAACAAACATAGAGAAGAAGATCGTCAGCTCGGCGATTTCCGGAATCATGGACTGTACATAAAGGGTTGTCTTGCCGGGGTCAATGCCTGCAGACAAATAATCGAGCATAATCTCGCGGATATGGCTGCGGATCAATTCGGGTCTATCGAAATGGGTTGTCAGTGCTTGAACATCTGCCAGAAACACATAGGATTCATATTGATCTTGTAAAATAACCCGGTTCTGCAGGCTGCCGGCGTAATGGCCAAGGTGAAGTTTGCCGGTAACCCGATCTCCTGTGAGTACACGTTCTTTCATCGTTAAAAAACCTCCTGGTATAATGTTGTTGTGTAAATATTATAAATCGCCACCACCAGCCATCCTCCATGGCCATCACCCCCTTATCAATACAAAAAAACTCCGTCCCATAAGGACGAAGTTGTCGTTGTACCACCTTAAATGACCGTCTTGCTGCATGAATTGCAAGCGTTCCAGTCTTCGCTATACGGTGCGGAGATCGCTGAATACATGATCTCGAGACCGCTCCCTTGATAACGGCGGGGTGCCCGGCATTTCCCTACAACATCGTAGCCGACGGTTCGGGAAAGCAACTCCAAAGTCCATTCGATCATATGCCGGACA carries:
- a CDS encoding sugar ABC transporter substrate-binding protein, which encodes MKKKTGVTMMAMLMSFSLVAAGCGNNSNNAASGDNKTLKVWFMGTSDTVEPIAKMYEEKNPGIKVDVQAIPWDTAHDKLLTAVASKNGPDVIQMGTTWIPEFAAAGALKDMTPYIEKYPSMKPENFFDGAVETTKYQDQTVGIPFYVETRALFYRTDMLGDVGYPEGPKTWDELKDASKKLVEKGGAGHYALPIEGKDSIYPVIFAWQNGSDIIDSNRKPQFNQPAYVETVNFLKSFYDEGLSPKGTDLDTVAAFKDGTMAMFISGPWMIQTVKEKNPEIDGKWAVTTLPAKVTNTSSIGGADLSIFNYSKNPDEAAKFIAFMAEQDAQLKYFETSNSMPALKAAWKNEALQDPMIAAFGKQLENSRPAPTVREYEEIAQAAMAAFEQITMGGADTQTELDKLNAKANELLGNK
- a CDS encoding carbohydrate ABC transporter permease yields the protein MSSFVKQWNKHKYPYLFIAPAVILLTLFSIIPIIIALVISFTDMDLVGLADYSNISAIGFDNYFNIFKDPIFLKSMYNTLIYVVVGVPCVVIASMGVALLLNYGTGWLFKSFRVIYYMPSITNIVAVAVVWGYLYNGTYGLFNYVLSWFDLPAQQWLQDPVLAKFSLILLAFWKSIGLNMIIFLAALQGIPRSYYEAAEIDGATGWKKLRYITVPLLGFATFFVTITTLIGWIQFFEEPLVMTKGGPLNATMSMALFIYNNGFQLSKFGYAASGSFILFIIIIIATLIQFAVKKKEVEY
- a CDS encoding carbohydrate ABC transporter permease; translation: MALKMKKMEKGIMITLLVVGGLLMMVPFIWMIGSSFKPENEFTVIPPSLFPAHPTFNNYRDLFVKMDFLIYLKNTLIIVLCSFAGLFLNAMAGYAFAKFDFPGKNKFFFIILGTMMIPSQVTMIPTYLIINQMHLVNTMAGIVLPGLVGAFAIFLFRQFMTTIPMDLLEAARLDGAGELRIFFQLMVPIVKPVFAVQGILTFIGAWNSFLWPLIIANDEKLYTLSVGLSLLKGQYGTAFGLQMAGAAFMVIPIIIIFIFFQKHIIEGYTISGIK
- a CDS encoding LacI family DNA-binding transcriptional regulator, which codes for MATIKDVAKLAGVALSTASYAMSGDSKVSAKTREKVLAAARQLNYQKNGFAMDLKRSRTNTIALILMDLSGPYYSELIRSIQDVALSNSYDLIACSSLGGKDSTAVRYLLEKRVDGAIVLAHNITVDLLHAAAGARFPIVVMDRLISGEGLINVVVDSEQGGYSATRYLIEKGHHSIAYISGPANSYDNALRYQGYLRAMREAGLNEKTKWKLSGNFVREGGYKATKMMLVQGELPSAVFYANDEMAVGGMKALEEAGVSVPDDLSVIGFDDIQLAEYLQPRLTTIRQPMYESGSLAGHLLFQRLNGDEVNDFYKLKIELIERSSVKINS
- the bglX gene encoding beta-glucosidase BglX, which codes for MTEHLYHKYVKHMTLEEKIAQLLQLAAPFYDEPGDHSEITGPMEELGIGSETKLAAGSVLGIAGAEKMMAVQKEHLKNNRLGIPLLFMADIVHGFKTIFPIPLAIGCSWNPELAEQSAEIAAREAAVSGLHVTFAPMVDLVRDARWGRVMESTGEDPYLNSVFAKAFVQGFQGDDLRNDVSRVAACVKHFAAYGLAEGGRDYNSVDLSERQLREYYLPAYKAAVDAGVEMVMTSFNIVDGIPATGNSKLMRSLLREEWGFEGIVISDWAAIKEIIAHGAAEDEKEAAFKAIWSGVDIDMMTTSYVNHLPELVAEGLVDEALIDEAVLRILKLKEKLGLFENPMRGADPVLEREIVFSAEHRQVSRKLAEKSSVLLKNEGVLPLAPEQRVALIGPFANSGDILGWWSWTGSKETAVKLGESMRILSENPGNVIIAEGSGIDSISESQRNEALKAAADADVIVLAVGESSEMSGEGGSRSNIKLPQAQLELIELMKGLGKPLAVVLFNGRPLDLHGVYDLADAVLEAWFPGSEGGAALADLLYGKVNPSGKLSMSVPYSVGQIPVYYNSFSTGRPKPEEETDNRYISQYLDIPNEPLLPFGFGLSYTDFTYEGLTLSAETMKADQPIEAKVTVTNTGKMAGTETVQLYIRDVSAEVVRPVKELKGFKQVELAPGESSEVVFQIDESMLRYHHSDLSVSSDRGQFSLFIGASSKDVQAASFRLLK
- a CDS encoding GH36-type glycosyl hydrolase domain-containing protein — its product is MTTITGTGSKLSLHEDGLTFTFLESGDLYQAVGGTMMINQLLSNSVDGAPGNLYARLHLQDGIQVFPLLGVKSSSRFRQDGKRLVWQGEITAGPDVPGLLADIRYQVVFTLSSRGVWFWEVKVEGSNVLLDVIYSQDVGIASPAAVTSNEAYLSQYIDHAVFEDEKYGYVVCSRQNQPQGGKFPYLQQGALTGATGYSTDGFQFFGLSYKETDKPEALYQEQLANEIYQYEFAYTALKSGKVQLDGAARFTFYGLFREDHPAAITELEFNSALRQAWDEAEALGDVQETGHWLNQASLSSRFGAPLQTVDMLEEELNSLFPQRFEEERDGGQLLAFFTGTYEHIVLKRKELLVERPHGHILMSGDNAHLGAEVMTTTSYMYGIFNSQVVVGNTNFNKMMSNPRNALNVYKTSGQRIYVEMDGQYRMLTMPSLFEIGFNYVRWYYKTLSDTLVITNYTTVDSPEVKLHVRSVSGQAYRFLVSNQITMNVAEYEVPYQMAQDPNGVISFRGEKSGTSAQVYPELTYKMFLEGASYRLGDESLLADGPVQGSASLAVLELEESAEWTLTLQGLLDGKERPLSSKPVTEEITRYREFFSGVMNGFKLTQESGVEGGLFKVNALAWWYTHNMLVHYSVPHGLEQYGGAAWGTRDVCQGPVEYFLATHKYEQVREILLTVFAHQYEDDGSWPQWFMFDKYTSIQQEESHGDIIVWPLKVLGDYLRATLDFTVLDEQIPYTRKHSFDFTETTASLREHANKELDYIKSHFLHDTFLSSYGDGDWDDTLQPANAQLKQYMVSSWTVALTYQTVLGLSGVLQSNDEVWSNELKQMAEGIKSDFNRYMLGTEVIPGFLYFEDPQDAKPMLHPEDQETGIQYRLLPMTRSMIGELLTPEQMESHYKLILEQFLCPDGVRLMNHPAQYAGGVSTHFKRAEQAANFGREIGLQYVHAHIRFVEAMAKIGKRDQVWNGLAVINPIGIRDAVPNAELRQSNAYFSSSDGKFANRYEAQERFNELRNGSVAVKGGWRIYSSGPGIYMNQLISNVLGIREDGGDLIIDPVLPDELDGTRFNFEYGGSPVSFIYHCAEGNLRSVTVGGKEVQAERLANPYRLGGLRIKQADFENLRTADGTVVDIYM